A genome region from Chryseobacterium sp. G0186 includes the following:
- a CDS encoding MlaD family protein: MNNESSNNWKLGIFVTAGILLFIATIYFIGVNRNLFGSNFVLRSEFKNVSGLKQGSNVRLSGINIGTVSKINFISDSLVLVKLLIRKDVQKYIKTDAVASIASDGLMGDKILIITPGPQSNTIVKDNDFITSYKTIEIDDILSSVKQSTDNAEAITDELVEFSSKMNNKNSLLTKIMTNKDFASRIDKTIENLQLSSRELAKFTSLMNNKNGFASKIFTDKKWSDNIESSISNLRNSSQEISRFTTKLNDKNNVFSQLSSNDSLALSIEKTLHNLEKSSDDLIQFTSKINNDENVLSKLTNNPKLGKSVDSTIINIEKGVGELREIEAAAKNNFLLRGYFNKKRKENEKQKR, encoded by the coding sequence ATGAACAACGAGTCATCAAACAACTGGAAATTGGGAATTTTTGTCACAGCTGGCATCCTTCTTTTCATAGCAACCATCTACTTTATTGGGGTCAACAGAAATTTGTTTGGCTCTAACTTCGTTCTTCGTTCTGAGTTTAAAAACGTCAGCGGATTAAAGCAAGGCAGTAATGTCCGCCTTTCCGGAATTAACATTGGAACAGTCAGCAAAATAAATTTTATTTCAGATTCATTGGTTTTGGTAAAGCTATTAATAAGAAAGGATGTTCAAAAATATATCAAAACTGATGCAGTTGCCAGCATTGCATCTGACGGATTAATGGGTGATAAAATACTTATTATTACCCCCGGCCCCCAATCTAACACTATAGTGAAGGATAATGACTTCATTACTTCTTATAAAACTATCGAGATAGATGATATACTCTCGAGTGTAAAACAAAGTACTGACAATGCCGAAGCAATTACTGATGAGCTTGTGGAGTTCAGCAGTAAAATGAATAACAAGAATAGTTTATTGACAAAAATAATGACCAATAAAGATTTTGCTTCGAGAATTGACAAGACCATAGAAAACCTGCAACTAAGCTCCCGAGAACTGGCAAAATTCACCTCCCTTATGAATAATAAAAATGGATTTGCATCAAAAATATTTACCGATAAGAAATGGTCAGATAATATTGAAAGCAGTATTTCTAATTTGAGGAACAGTTCTCAAGAAATCAGTAGGTTTACAACAAAACTAAACGACAAAAACAATGTATTTTCTCAACTATCTTCCAACGATTCTTTAGCTCTTTCAATAGAAAAGACATTGCACAATCTTGAAAAAAGCTCTGATGATCTTATTCAATTTACGTCGAAAATAAATAATGATGAGAATGTATTATCGAAACTTACCAACAATCCTAAATTAGGGAAGTCTGTAGATTCCACTATCATTAATATTGAAAAAGGTGTCGGTGAATTGAGAGAAATAGAAGCCGCCGCTAAGAACAATTTTTTGCTAAGGGGTTATTTTAATAAAAAGAGAAAAGAAAACGAAAAACAAAAAAGATGA
- a CDS encoding inorganic diphosphatase — MIGNQHPWHDVSPGEHLPQIVTAVIEIPTGSRTKYEIDKHSGLIRLDRILLSSMYYPANYGIIPQTYYSDGDPLDILVLCSENLVPLTLVNARVIGIMEMTDEDKKDHKIIAVAENDSSMLHIHDIEDLPAYTINEIQNFFEEYKKLEEKIVQVFGFKNRKEAFTCIEESLMMYIKEIKPKIKNI; from the coding sequence ATGATAGGAAATCAACACCCATGGCATGATGTTTCTCCGGGAGAACATCTGCCTCAAATAGTTACAGCAGTTATTGAGATTCCCACCGGTAGCCGGACAAAATATGAAATAGACAAACACTCAGGGTTAATCAGATTGGATAGGATTCTTTTATCTTCCATGTATTATCCTGCCAATTACGGGATCATACCACAGACCTATTACAGTGACGGAGATCCGTTAGATATTCTTGTGCTATGTTCGGAAAACCTCGTTCCCCTTACTCTGGTTAATGCAAGGGTAATAGGAATAATGGAGATGACGGACGAAGATAAAAAAGATCATAAAATAATAGCGGTGGCTGAAAATGATTCTTCTATGCTGCACATTCATGATATTGAAGATCTGCCGGCTTATACCATTAATGAGATTCAGAATTTTTTTGAAGAATATAAAAAATTAGAAGAGAAAATAGTACAGGTATTTGGTTTCAAAAATAGGAAAGAAGCTTTCACTTGTATTGAAGAAAGTTTAATGATGTATATCAAAGAAATTAAACCCAAAATAAAAAATATTTAA
- a CDS encoding BON domain-containing protein, which yields MKTNTELQKNVQDAIKREPLLHAAEIGVTAKDGVVALTGVVDHYAKKIEAENAAKKVIGVKVLVENIIVKSQDSLSITDDEIAAEILKTFKSNALIPENKIKVIVENGQVTLEGELQWDYQREITQNAIRYLSGVKGVINHIKIRSDIMNDIKQKDIEHAMNMTWALYNNDIHIQVSGTTVILTGTVNSWHQKEEAGRIAWKTPGVRCVDNRLFVDYEYSKNSLSS from the coding sequence ATGAAGACAAATACAGAATTACAAAAAAATGTTCAGGATGCCATTAAAAGAGAGCCATTATTGCATGCAGCAGAAATAGGGGTAACTGCAAAAGACGGTGTCGTTGCCCTTACTGGAGTAGTTGATCATTATGCAAAAAAAATAGAAGCCGAGAATGCTGCAAAAAAAGTTATTGGAGTAAAAGTTTTAGTAGAGAACATTATCGTTAAATCTCAAGATTCCTTATCTATAACTGATGATGAAATTGCTGCAGAGATTTTAAAAACTTTTAAATCCAATGCATTGATTCCAGAGAACAAAATCAAAGTGATTGTAGAAAATGGTCAGGTGACTTTGGAAGGTGAATTACAATGGGATTATCAACGGGAAATTACTCAAAATGCAATCCGGTATCTTTCAGGTGTAAAAGGGGTAATCAATCATATAAAAATCAGATCAGACATAATGAATGATATTAAACAAAAAGATATTGAGCACGCAATGAACATGACCTGGGCACTTTATAATAATGATATTCACATTCAAGTATCCGGCACTACAGTGATTTTAACAGGAACAGTAAATTCATGGCATCAAAAAGAAGAAGCCGGCCGCATTGCATGGAAAACTCCAGGGGTAAGATGTGTAGATAACAGGTTATTTGTGGATTATGAATATTCAAAAAATAGTTTATCATCGTAG
- a CDS encoding DUF6629 family protein: protein MCFSAISSFSAGIALTAVGIACIKKTRHSSQHLFACIPFIFGVQQLTEGILWLTLPQPDHIIMQQATTFIFLFFAEILWPVWVPISLLMFEDNEPRKKVQKILLGVGIIVSIYLAYCLLSYHVEAKIIGHHITYIQNYPASWRNYSIILYGVATIAPPFFSHLKRMHFFGIAILISYIVSEIFYDHYILSVWCFFAAIISMSVYIIVSEKTDKKQREYPEIYVK, encoded by the coding sequence ATGTGTTTTTCAGCAATTTCAAGTTTTTCAGCAGGTATAGCACTCACGGCTGTTGGTATAGCATGTATAAAAAAAACACGGCATTCTTCACAGCATCTTTTTGCATGTATTCCATTTATTTTTGGAGTCCAACAGCTAACAGAAGGAATACTTTGGCTAACCCTTCCCCAGCCAGATCATATCATTATGCAACAGGCTACAACCTTTATATTTCTATTTTTTGCAGAGATTCTGTGGCCCGTTTGGGTACCTATTTCTCTTTTAATGTTTGAGGACAATGAGCCACGAAAAAAAGTACAGAAGATATTATTAGGTGTAGGAATCATCGTGAGTATTTATTTGGCTTATTGTCTTTTATCATATCATGTGGAAGCAAAGATTATTGGTCATCATATTACTTACATCCAAAACTATCCTGCTTCATGGAGAAATTACAGTATTATCTTATACGGTGTGGCAACAATTGCTCCTCCGTTTTTTTCCCACCTTAAAAGAATGCACTTTTTTGGTATAGCCATTTTGATCTCTTATATAGTTTCAGAGATCTTTTACGATCATTACATACTCTCTGTTTGGTGTTTTTTCGCGGCGATCATAAGCATGTCTGTTTATATAATTGTGAGTGAAAAAACAGATAAAAAGCAAAGAGAGTATCCTGAAATTTATGTCAAATAA
- a CDS encoding DUF3570 domain-containing protein gives MKKLIVSVIALFGIFNAKAQENTNNEQPKKLTFDEANLVSSYYKQNGNNSAVTGGIGTEKLTDISNTIDVTMVKYDKKDRKNKFDFSVGIDHYTSASSDMIDLKANSSASHADNRIYPALSWSRENTNNGTTLMAGVSTSFEFDYTSYGANIGISQKTKNRMGEFTAKFQAYLDQVKLIAPIELRTNGSAGGEHENYGTSGRNTYALSLSYSQIINQNFQVEFLADGVQQTGYLSLPFHRVYFNDNSVHQEALPDKRFKIPLGVRANYFLGDKVILRAYYRYYTDDWGLRSNTFSLETPVKISPFVSVSPFYRYYSQTAAKYFAPYQEHTAFDDFYTSNYDLSKFDSHFYGAGIRISPKNGLFGIERLNMLEIRYGHYTKSVGMKSDIISLNLRFK, from the coding sequence ATGAAAAAACTAATCGTAAGTGTTATTGCTCTTTTTGGAATTTTCAATGCAAAAGCACAGGAAAATACAAACAATGAGCAGCCTAAAAAACTGACTTTTGATGAAGCTAACTTAGTTTCAAGCTATTATAAACAAAACGGAAACAACTCCGCAGTGACGGGAGGAATTGGCACAGAAAAGCTGACTGATATTTCTAATACCATTGACGTAACTATGGTAAAATATGATAAGAAAGACAGGAAAAATAAATTCGATTTCAGTGTCGGGATTGATCATTATACTTCTGCTTCGTCGGATATGATTGATCTGAAAGCCAATTCATCCGCTTCCCACGCAGACAATAGAATTTATCCTGCGTTAAGCTGGAGCCGTGAAAATACGAATAATGGAACCACTTTAATGGCAGGTGTTTCCACGTCCTTCGAGTTCGATTATACATCGTATGGAGCAAACATTGGAATTTCACAAAAGACAAAGAACAGAATGGGAGAGTTTACGGCGAAATTCCAGGCTTATCTGGATCAGGTAAAACTGATTGCGCCGATTGAATTGAGAACCAATGGAAGTGCAGGAGGAGAACACGAGAACTACGGAACAAGCGGAAGAAATACGTATGCTTTGTCTTTATCATATTCGCAAATCATCAACCAGAACTTTCAGGTTGAATTTTTGGCGGATGGTGTTCAGCAGACAGGATATTTGAGCCTGCCTTTCCACAGAGTTTATTTCAATGATAATTCAGTTCATCAGGAAGCTCTGCCGGATAAACGGTTTAAAATTCCTTTGGGCGTAAGAGCGAATTATTTTCTTGGAGACAAAGTTATTTTGAGAGCATATTACCGTTATTATACCGATGATTGGGGCTTAAGATCCAATACTTTCAGCCTGGAAACACCGGTGAAAATCTCGCCTTTTGTTTCGGTAAGTCCTTTTTACAGGTATTATTCTCAGACTGCGGCTAAATATTTTGCCCCTTATCAAGAGCATACGGCTTTTGATGATTTTTATACCAGTAATTATGACCTTTCAAAATTTGACAGTCATTTTTATGGTGCAGGTATCAGAATCAGTCCGAAAAACGGTTTATTTGGTATAGAAAGGCTGAATATGCTTGAAATCAGATACGGACATTACACGAAATCTGTTGGGATGAAATCTGATATTATTTCCCTGAATTTAAGATTTAAATAA
- a CDS encoding DUF4266 domain-containing protein has protein sequence MKNLIKIFSFFLITVASVQSCTTVKEYEKNKLNDAEMALGNRKIEKTELSFQSYREGSSGANAGKVGGGCGCN, from the coding sequence ATGAAAAACCTGATAAAAATATTCAGCTTCTTCCTTATCACAGTTGCTTCAGTACAGTCCTGCACAACGGTAAAAGAGTACGAAAAAAACAAATTAAATGACGCCGAAATGGCTCTTGGAAACAGAAAAATTGAAAAAACTGAACTGAGCTTTCAATCGTACAGAGAAGGATCTTCGGGTGCGAATGCAGGAAAAGTAGGTGGTGGTTGCGGGTGTAACTAA
- a CDS encoding FAD:protein FMN transferase — MLREFKRPQKLMGNAFEITVVSDDENSAYEHIDKAIDEIRRIEKLLTTFSEESQTNLINRNAGIEPIKVDWEIFDLIERSLRISRITDGYFDISYGGIDKSFWNFDKEMKELPNPEVIKDHLKLVNYQNIILDREKQTVFLKEKGMRIGFGGIGKGYAAEMAKQMLQNRGVTAGIVNASGDLTTWGNQADGKPWTVGIADPDNAKQPFSYMNITNMAVATSGNYEKFVVINGKKYSHTINPKTGLPVSGVKSVTIFCPNAEIADAMATPVSIMGIDMALNMINQINHLECIIIDDQDKIYSSQNINLK; from the coding sequence ATGTTAAGAGAATTCAAAAGACCTCAGAAACTAATGGGGAACGCTTTTGAAATTACTGTTGTAAGTGATGATGAAAATTCTGCATATGAGCACATCGACAAAGCGATTGACGAAATCCGGAGAATTGAAAAACTTCTGACGACATTCAGTGAGGAAAGCCAGACGAATCTCATCAACAGAAATGCAGGAATCGAACCCATAAAAGTGGATTGGGAGATTTTTGATCTGATTGAAAGAAGTCTTAGAATCAGCAGAATAACGGACGGTTATTTCGATATTTCCTATGGCGGAATCGATAAAAGTTTCTGGAATTTCGACAAAGAAATGAAAGAGCTTCCCAATCCTGAAGTGATTAAAGATCATCTTAAATTGGTTAATTATCAGAATATTATTCTTGATCGCGAAAAGCAAACCGTTTTCCTCAAAGAAAAAGGAATGCGGATCGGTTTTGGGGGAATCGGGAAGGGGTATGCTGCAGAAATGGCAAAACAAATGCTTCAAAACAGAGGTGTCACTGCCGGAATTGTAAATGCTTCAGGAGATTTAACGACCTGGGGAAATCAGGCAGACGGAAAACCCTGGACTGTCGGAATTGCTGATCCCGATAATGCAAAACAGCCTTTTTCTTATATGAATATCACCAATATGGCGGTTGCAACTTCGGGAAATTATGAAAAATTCGTTGTTATCAACGGTAAAAAGTATTCTCATACCATTAATCCCAAAACAGGACTGCCTGTTTCGGGCGTAAAAAGTGTTACGATCTTTTGTCCCAACGCAGAAATTGCCGATGCAATGGCAACTCCCGTAAGTATTATGGGAATTGATATGGCACTCAATATGATCAACCAGATCAATCATCTGGAATGCATCATTATTGATGATCAGGACAAGATTTATTCATCTCAAAACATTAATTTAAAATGA
- a CDS encoding thioredoxin family protein produces MKTLFSAILMAALAVGIHAQSRLDNAKKQASQNKQLILLNFSGSDWCIPCIKLHKNIIETDEFKKLETENFIVYINADFPRNKKNQLSSELKKENASLAEQYNQKGLFPYTLLLNSEGKVLKSWEGLPSENALAFSKEIRDIKEHQK; encoded by the coding sequence ATGAAAACACTATTTTCAGCCATATTAATGGCTGCACTCGCTGTTGGCATTCATGCGCAAAGCCGTTTGGATAATGCCAAAAAACAAGCCTCACAAAATAAACAGCTTATCTTATTGAACTTTTCAGGTTCAGACTGGTGTATTCCGTGCATTAAGCTTCATAAGAATATCATCGAAACCGATGAATTTAAAAAGTTGGAGACGGAAAATTTCATCGTTTATATCAATGCAGATTTTCCAAGAAATAAAAAGAATCAGTTGTCCTCTGAACTGAAAAAAGAAAACGCTTCGCTTGCTGAGCAGTACAATCAAAAAGGATTATTTCCTTATACATTGTTGCTGAATTCAGAAGGAAAAGTCCTGAAAAGCTGGGAAGGTTTACCTTCAGAAAATGCACTGGCTTTCAGCAAAGAGATCAGAGATATCAAAGAACATCAAAAATAA
- a CDS encoding cation-translocating P-type ATPase, whose amino-acid sequence MNYNIPEDLKGLTDAEVADSRKKYGYNRLEAVKKESWADLLLNILKEPMLILLICVSFIYVLTADYGEALFMFAAIVGVTAISFYQDNRSKKALEELEKLNEPLSKVIRDSKIIDIPTFEIAVGDLCITEEGSLINADGRIVHSNDFSVNESSLTGESFSVFKDSRSEDHKVYSGTITVSGLAVFEVENIGKETKVGKIGQSILGIKTEISPLQLQIRNFVKGMAVIGVIIFLAVCIFSFVKTGDFVTSLLSGLTLAMSVLPEEIPVAFTTFMALGAWKLMREGIIIKRSSIVETLGSVSVICTDKTGTITENSMQLKHLYDFRSDRIYEEADFNTTALNDLIDYAMWSSEPVPFDPMEITLHKIYEQNRKPDHRKDYQMFHEYPLEGKPPMMTHLFENEHKNRIIAAKGAPEAIISVSDLSEEEKNKIRKLIKNFGEQGFRVLGVARSHFEGNDFPDKQQDFKFEFLGLTVFYDPPKKGIKEVFKHIYDAGIQVKVITGDNADTTRAIALQAGIESSTSPVNGSEIAECSEEELIKLSEETTLFTRMFPEAKLEVVSALKAQGHVVAMLGDGVNDGPALKAAHIGVAMGNKGTEIAKSAAALVITNDDLDKLVIGVAAGRRIYANIKKAVQYIISIHIPIILTVSLPLFLGWVFPHIFTPVHVIFLELVMGPTCSIVYENEPMEKDAMHRPPRALSDTFLNWRELMISIIQGLVITAGILWMYQHSVSLGNDESKTRSLVFSTLIFANILLSLVNRSFYYSIFESFKNRNFLLTGISALVLVLLLCILYMKPVSGFFSVSPLEAKELGMTLIVATISVLWFEVYKLMKRH is encoded by the coding sequence ATGAATTACAATATACCGGAAGACTTAAAAGGACTTACAGACGCTGAAGTAGCCGATTCAAGAAAAAAGTACGGATATAACCGCCTCGAAGCAGTTAAGAAAGAATCATGGGCAGATCTTCTTCTCAATATCCTTAAAGAACCGATGCTGATTCTTCTTATCTGTGTTTCCTTTATTTATGTGCTTACAGCAGATTATGGTGAGGCCTTATTTATGTTTGCAGCTATTGTTGGAGTTACTGCCATTTCTTTTTACCAGGATAACCGAAGCAAAAAGGCGCTGGAAGAACTTGAAAAACTGAATGAACCTTTGAGTAAAGTAATCAGGGATTCAAAGATCATAGATATTCCCACTTTTGAAATAGCAGTCGGAGACTTGTGCATTACCGAAGAAGGGAGCCTCATCAATGCAGATGGAAGAATTGTTCACAGCAACGATTTTTCTGTCAATGAGTCTTCCCTTACGGGCGAAAGTTTTTCTGTTTTCAAGGACAGCAGATCTGAAGATCATAAAGTATACAGCGGAACAATCACTGTTTCCGGGCTTGCCGTTTTTGAGGTCGAAAATATAGGAAAAGAAACCAAAGTAGGAAAAATAGGACAGTCTATATTGGGTATAAAAACAGAAATATCTCCTTTACAGCTTCAGATCCGGAATTTTGTAAAGGGGATGGCTGTTATTGGAGTCATTATTTTTCTTGCAGTATGCATTTTCAGTTTTGTTAAAACGGGAGATTTTGTGACCAGTTTACTCAGTGGACTTACCTTGGCAATGTCTGTGCTTCCTGAAGAAATTCCTGTAGCCTTCACAACATTTATGGCTTTGGGGGCCTGGAAGCTGATGCGGGAAGGAATTATTATTAAGCGAAGCAGTATTGTGGAGACCCTGGGAAGCGTTTCCGTAATTTGCACAGATAAAACAGGTACGATTACAGAAAACTCCATGCAGCTGAAACATCTTTATGATTTCCGTTCTGACAGAATTTATGAAGAAGCAGATTTCAATACAACAGCGCTCAATGACCTTATTGATTATGCGATGTGGAGTAGTGAGCCTGTACCTTTTGACCCCATGGAAATCACACTGCATAAAATCTATGAGCAGAACCGAAAGCCTGATCACAGGAAAGACTATCAAATGTTTCATGAATATCCGCTGGAAGGTAAACCACCAATGATGACCCATCTTTTTGAAAATGAACACAAAAACCGGATTATTGCTGCTAAAGGAGCTCCGGAAGCTATCATCAGTGTTTCCGATCTTTCAGAAGAAGAAAAAAACAAAATAAGAAAGTTAATAAAGAACTTCGGAGAACAGGGATTCAGGGTTCTTGGTGTTGCCAGATCTCATTTTGAAGGAAATGATTTCCCGGATAAACAGCAGGATTTTAAATTTGAATTTTTAGGATTAACTGTGTTTTATGATCCTCCTAAAAAAGGAATAAAAGAGGTATTTAAACATATCTACGATGCCGGTATTCAGGTAAAGGTTATTACCGGAGATAATGCGGATACCACCAGAGCCATTGCATTGCAGGCAGGAATAGAGAGTAGTACTTCGCCCGTTAATGGAAGTGAAATTGCAGAATGCTCAGAGGAAGAACTTATAAAGCTTTCCGAAGAGACCACTTTGTTTACAAGGATGTTTCCGGAAGCAAAGCTGGAAGTGGTTTCTGCCTTGAAAGCTCAGGGGCACGTAGTCGCAATGCTGGGTGACGGTGTGAATGACGGACCAGCTTTAAAGGCCGCTCATATTGGTGTGGCAATGGGAAATAAGGGCACTGAAATTGCCAAATCAGCAGCAGCACTGGTCATTACCAATGATGATCTGGATAAGCTCGTAATTGGGGTCGCAGCAGGAAGAAGAATTTATGCGAACATAAAAAAAGCGGTCCAGTATATTATTTCCATTCATATTCCTATTATACTCACAGTTTCTCTGCCTTTGTTTCTGGGCTGGGTATTTCCTCATATTTTCACTCCTGTGCATGTTATTTTTCTTGAACTCGTTATGGGACCCACCTGTTCCATTGTATATGAAAATGAGCCTATGGAAAAAGATGCAATGCACAGACCTCCGAGAGCGCTTTCAGATACATTTCTGAACTGGAGAGAACTTATGATAAGTATTATTCAGGGATTAGTCATTACCGCAGGAATACTATGGATGTATCAACATTCTGTTAGTCTGGGGAATGATGAATCCAAAACCAGATCTTTGGTATTTAGTACTTTGATATTTGCTAATATATTACTTAGTCTGGTAAACCGGTCTTTCTATTACAGTATTTTTGAAAGTTTTAAAAATCGTAACTTTTTATTGACGGGAATTTCCGCGTTGGTTCTTGTATTACTGCTTTGCATTCTTTATATGAAGCCGGTATCAGGATTCTTTAGTGTAAGTCCGCTTGAAGCAAAAGAATTGGGAATGACGTTGATTGTAGCTACTATTTCGGTTTTGTGGTTCGAAGTTTATAAGTTGATGAAAAGACATTGA
- a CDS encoding heme-binding domain-containing protein — MKTSSLMKIGTGFIVLFLIVIQFFDTDKNIATVPSENAIEKHYVVPGHVQGLLKTSCYDCHSNTTSYPWYNNIQPVKWWLADHVNSGKRHFNFDEFNSYSKEKKLKKLDEVAETIREGEMPLTSYTVVHQNAKLSDIQKSEIEQWVKEVKKQIE; from the coding sequence ATGAAAACATCATCTTTAATGAAAATAGGAACAGGTTTTATAGTTCTGTTTCTGATTGTAATTCAGTTTTTTGATACTGATAAAAATATTGCAACAGTTCCTTCGGAAAATGCGATTGAAAAACATTATGTGGTACCCGGACATGTACAGGGATTATTGAAAACGAGCTGTTATGACTGTCATTCCAACACGACGTCTTATCCGTGGTACAATAACATACAGCCTGTAAAATGGTGGCTGGCAGATCATGTGAACTCAGGAAAACGGCATTTTAATTTTGATGAATTTAACAGCTACTCAAAAGAAAAAAAATTAAAGAAACTTGATGAAGTGGCAGAAACCATCAGAGAAGGTGAAATGCCGCTTACATCTTATACTGTTGTTCATCAGAATGCAAAGTTGTCTGACATCCAAAAGTCAGAAATAGAACAATGGGTAAAAGAGGTGAAAAAACAGATTGAATAG